The proteins below are encoded in one region of Gloeocapsa sp. DLM2.Bin57:
- the proA gene encoding glutamate-5-semialdehyde dehydrogenase → METIATKTRQAARDLAVLDTLARNEACEAIAIALEKSTDAILSANQQDLNLASQEGISPALYNRLKLGESKLASAIAGVRQVAQLSDPLGVAQIHRQLADGLTLTRITCPLGVLGVIFEARPEALIQITTLALKSGNGVILKGGKEATNSCKVITEVIKNALTQTKVNPEVVQLLTTREEIRTLLTLDEYIDLIIPRGSNEFVRYIQANTKIPVLGHADGICHLYIDAQADLTSAINLTVEGKTQYPAACNAIETLLVHEAIAPQFLPLVAEALTQHHVTLKGDTTTRQYLDIEAATELDWKTEYSDLILAIKVVNSLTEAIEHINTYGSKHTDAIVTQDNKTAETFLNQVDAAGVYHNCSTRFADGFRYGFGAEVGISTQKMPPRGPVGLEGLVTYKYQLRGNGHLVANYQPQ, encoded by the coding sequence TTGGAAACAATTGCCACCAAAACTCGTCAAGCAGCTAGAGATTTAGCAGTATTAGATACTTTAGCCAGAAATGAGGCTTGTGAGGCGATCGCTATTGCTTTAGAAAAATCTACAGACGCTATTTTAAGCGCCAATCAACAAGATTTAAATCTAGCTAGTCAAGAAGGTATTTCTCCGGCGCTCTACAATCGGTTAAAATTAGGAGAAAGTAAACTAGCCTCAGCGATCGCAGGTGTTAGACAAGTTGCGCAATTAAGCGATCCTCTTGGTGTTGCTCAAATCCATCGTCAATTAGCAGATGGTTTAACCTTAACCAGGATTACCTGTCCTTTGGGAGTCTTAGGTGTTATTTTTGAAGCACGACCAGAAGCCTTAATTCAAATTACCACTTTAGCCCTTAAATCAGGTAACGGAGTTATCCTCAAAGGAGGAAAAGAAGCGACGAACTCCTGTAAAGTCATCACCGAAGTTATTAAAAACGCTTTAACTCAAACAAAAGTTAACCCAGAAGTTGTCCAGTTATTGACTACCAGGGAAGAAATACGTACACTTCTAACCCTAGATGAGTATATAGATTTAATTATCCCGAGAGGATCTAACGAATTTGTGCGCTATATTCAAGCTAATACCAAAATCCCAGTTTTAGGACACGCTGACGGTATTTGTCATCTCTACATCGATGCTCAAGCAGATTTAACCTCTGCTATTAATCTTACTGTAGAAGGGAAAACTCAGTATCCCGCTGCCTGTAATGCAATAGAAACATTATTAGTACATGAAGCGATCGCCCCTCAATTTCTTCCTCTAGTCGCGGAAGCTTTAACCCAACATCACGTCACCCTCAAAGGAGACACAACCACTCGTCAATATCTAGACATAGAAGCAGCAACAGAATTAGACTGGAAGACAGAGTATAGCGATTTAATTTTAGCCATCAAAGTAGTTAACTCTCTCACCGAGGCGATCGAGCATATTAATACCTATGGTTCAAAACATACTGATGCTATTGTTACCCAAGATAATAAAACCGCCGAAACCTTTCTCAATCAAGTAGATGCAGCGGGAGTATATCACAATTGCTCTACTCGTTTCGCTGACGGTTTTCGTTATGGTTTCGGTGCTGAGGTAGGTATTAGTACTCAAAAAATGCCTCCCCGAGGACCTGTAGGTTTAGAAGGTTTAGTAACTTATAAATATCAATTACGGGGTAATGGTCATCTAGTGGCTAATTATCAACCTCAATAG